The genome window TAAATTCAAAATAAACGTTAATTATAGCTTACAATAGTAAAACGGTGCTTAATCTTTAAATTTTATCTCTTGCGCTACCGATAAATTTGTTTTTTGGAGTAAAATTTAGGTCAAATTTGCAAAAAGGTATTTTATGTTTAAGGCTTTTAGAATTTACGATTTTATCAAAGATAACGAAAGCAGCGATTTTTACGGCGTATTCGTCGATAGACTATATCCTCGCGGCATAAAAAGGGAGATATTTAGCTCGTTTTTGTGGTTAAAATCGGTCACGCCTTCAAACGAGCTTAGAGCGTGGTTTCACGAAGATAGAGATGGGAGATTTAGCGAATTTAGGCTCAAATTTAAAAGCGAACTTGCAAACGAGGAAGCGGCGACGGGACTAAAAAAGCTAAGATCGCTAGAGAAAACTCACGGCAAAATTGCGCTACTAACGGCGACGAAGGATATAAATTTAAGTCACGTTACGGTGATTTTGGAAGCTCTGGGGGCGAAGGATTAAGTTTTACTTTTTGCGGGATTTTAAATTTTACTTTGGCAACGCGACTTTCAAATTTAAGTCAAAATCGGCAATTTTACGGCGATAAATTTAAAAAAGATGGAGCGGCGTCTTGCAGATCAAAACGCCGCATTAATATAATTAGAAGCGTTGTCCGATAGTAAATTCAAACGTGCTAGTATCGTCGCTATCCTGCTTGTTAAGCGGTTTAGCAAAGATAAGCTGAAGCGGCCCCATCGGCGTCACCCACTCGATACCTACGCCGGCGCTATATCTGCTGATACGTCCGTCGATATACTCGTATCCGGCCCTTCTTTGTACGTGCTTGCCCTCTATGACGCCGTAGTCAACAAACATCACGCCGCGCATTTTTACGCGCTCTATGATCGGGAAGCTAAGCTCGGCCGAGCTGTTAAACGAGATAGTGCCGCCCGTCTCATACCACTGACCGTTTAGGGCTTTAACCTTTGGCGAAACCGTCCTGCTCTCAAATCCGCGTAAATTTCTGATGCCGCCCAGGTATAGCTTTTCGTTGATCGGTATGTATCCGCGATCCCAAATTTTACCGAAGCTTGATTTAAATCTGAAAATAAGGTCGTAGTCCACCCACTCTCTGATGCCTTGATACCAGTTGAAATTCGTTCTGCTCTTTAAAAATTTCTCGTCACCGCCCACGCCCGCAAACTCTAGGCTAGTGCTTGCGATGATACCGGTACGAGGTAGATAATAATCATCCGTGCTGTTATACGTGATAGACGGGATAAGCGAGCTTTTGATGCTTTTGCCGTCTTTATAGCCGACGCTTTTTAGCACGTCGCTAAGTCCGCTGATACGGCTTTGCTCGATAACATAGCCTAAAGACGCGCTTAAATTTCTAGTTAGCTTTCTACCTAGTACTAAATTTAGACCGTATGATTTCTCGTCGTAGTTGTTCCAGTCGTAGTCGTTAGCGTATAGCG of Campylobacter showae contains these proteins:
- a CDS encoding DUF488 domain-containing protein → MFKAFRIYDFIKDNESSDFYGVFVDRLYPRGIKREIFSSFLWLKSVTPSNELRAWFHEDRDGRFSEFRLKFKSELANEEAATGLKKLRSLEKTHGKIALLTATKDINLSHVTVILEALGAKD